Within the Methanomassiliicoccales archaeon genome, the region CAGCCGGTCGAAGCATGTCCAGTTCATCTCCTCGGTAGGGGACAGAACAACGAACTTGCACAGGTCCTCGTGCTCCATGACCAGCGGCATCAGTGTTCGCAGGTCGCAATGCAGGTCCAAGACCCGGGAACCGGGAGTAAGGATCGAGCGTCCTATTCCCAAAATGACCTGATGAAGTCCGTAATAATCCGCCCCACCCTCTTTCAATGCAGCGTCGTTCGGCGCTGCCAGAGCGTTGGTGTGCAAGGCGTCTGCCGCGAACGGCAGCATATCAGACTTCGCTTCGGCCATCTCATTACCTCCCAAATTATAAACACTGTTACCGTGCTATGTCATAGCATAGCATGAAAGTATTTATGCGTTTTCCCCGACCCTCATCATGAAACCGGATACAGAGAACGATCCAATTCTCTTAGGACCCTATAGATATTCTAACAGGGACATAGTTCAGATGATCCATATGGCAAAGACGACCCTCGGCAAAAAGGTACCAATGATGGGGCTCCCAGTGGTCCTAGTGGGGGCCAAGGTCCAAGGCAAGGTCAATTTTTGCACCGTGGCCTGGGCCACCATGATCGATGATGAGCCGCCAAAGATGGCGGTGGTGATGGGTAAGGAACGCCGGACCAAGGACGGGATCAAAGAGAACGGGACGTTCAGCATCAATCTGCCAGGGGTGAGCGCGGTCACAGCCACCGACTACTGCGGCACCCATTCCGGATACCGGGTGGACAAGACAGCGGTCTTCGACGTCTTCTTTGGAAAGACGCTCACCGCACCAATGGCGAGGGAGTGTCCGGTGAACATAGAGCTCATCCTGGAAGACATCGTGGAGTTCCAGGGGACGGACATGGTGGTCGGTGAGGTGGAGGAGGTCTATGTGAACGAGGACTGCCTGAGCGACGGTCGCCCAGACATGGAGAAGCTGGATATGCTCATGTATCTGAGCCCTGGCGGTCCCTACTTCACAAAAGGGAGGACGGTGGCCGATGCCTTCAAGGTGGGGATGGACCACAGTCCCTTGTGATTCATCCCTTACGATCGAAGAAGATGTTCTTGCCGGTCGCTGAAAGGGGAATTCCGTGGCATATGTTGGCTCGGGAATAACCGAGTTTGATGGCCGACACGCCGGCGTTATACATTATGCGATTATCCACGTTCATGTCCATGGCCACCTTGGCCGCCGATCCCAGGGCGATGCCCAGGTCCAGCAGGCGCAGGGCGCAGCTCGGTCCCTTGAATTCCTGGGTGACCGACACGGTGTTCAATTCAGCACATTTTTTCAGACCGCAGGCCCCGCAGTTCAATCCTACACCTGGGTGAGGAAGTAGCCCTATCAGAACCACGGCATCGGAAGCAAGCACATTGTATCCGTCCCTCTCATGGTGAGATATATTTTGCCTCTTCCCGTAATCGACCATCTCTTCCCCTAGCTTGATCCTCTGCTCGTCGCTTAACAGAACGGTCTCGATGAAGTCCTTACCGGTTGCCTTGGGTGCGGTCCTGGCGG harbors:
- a CDS encoding DUF2148 domain-containing protein, whose translation is MSNKDTVLMVGRLMELAARTAPKATGKDFIETVLLSDEQRIKLGEEMVDYGKRQNISHHERDGYNVLASDAVVLIGLLPHPGVGLNCGACGLKKCAELNTVSVTQEFKGPSCALRLLDLGIALGSAAKVAMDMNVDNRIMYNAGVSAIKLGYSRANICHGIPLSATGKNIFFDRKG
- a CDS encoding flavin reductase family protein — its product is MAKTTLGKKVPMMGLPVVLVGAKVQGKVNFCTVAWATMIDDEPPKMAVVMGKERRTKDGIKENGTFSINLPGVSAVTATDYCGTHSGYRVDKTAVFDVFFGKTLTAPMARECPVNIELILEDIVEFQGTDMVVGEVEEVYVNEDCLSDGRPDMEKLDMLMYLSPGGPYFTKGRTVADAFKVGMDHSPL